The following is a genomic window from Bombus fervidus isolate BK054 chromosome 10, iyBomFerv1, whole genome shotgun sequence.
AACGTTGCCCGAGATATAATACAATACTACTATGAAGATGAGAAAGCAAAAGTACTAAAAGTTGCAGCTATGGGTGTGTGAGAATGAAGAAGTTGAAACTTTGCCTCTAACAATAAGtgataataattgttatttttaaaacataaacgtttaaaatacaaatctaTTTTCTATCAAATCACAGGCAAAATATATCATTCTTTCGTTAACATTTCTTCATCATATATATCGGTATAGCATGTTCAAGGAACGTATAGAGTTGCCCCTATTATATACGCGTACGTTCGTAAAGTGGTAATAAGCAACAGTTAAAAGAGACAGAGATCTTTTCTACGatggaaatatttgatttcttAACGTTAAAAATACGCTACAGTTTGACCATTCGCATTTTTCCAATTCGCATACTTTATCGCGATTCTATCTCTCCTTGAGAAAGAATTCAGTTAGACATATCATTTATAcatagatattttttcttttttaaaaggaTCCTACGGCAGAAGAATATCCAAGATAAGAGGCTGCAGATAAAACTGGTCTTTCGCACTAGTCCATAATTATCTAGATCAAACACGCTTGATAGTCATCCGttggattaattaataaatttatcattgaGAAAATTCGTGAATCTTATATAATTACCATGtacgtttcaaatattatctCTAAGGTTAAAGTTGTCATTCATTAAGAGCTACAATTTCAAAAGCAAAAACAGCGTTAAGCAGCATCGATTTCCATGATCTTTGAATATGTTAGAGAAACAAACATTTCgaacaaacattttttttatacgtataacgatcgGTCTCGCCTAGTATTTGATTTTGTATCGCAAACGCGCGAATATACATTTACACGTATGCAGTGTATTTCTGCCTATAGTTGCGCGTTTTCTATCTGCCGCTCCGCTTATTCGATTTACAAGGGAGGATCGGCCGAGCATAAAGCCCCCGTGCACAACGATATAATGCATACGCGAGATCGCGAGGAACGTCTGTTGTAACTTGTAATTCGACCAAAAACGAATATCAATGTATCGGGTTTCGGGTTTTGGTTAAACTATGCAACGCGGTCGTCGCGAGGCGGCCGGTAACGCTTGCGCGAAATAATGACCGATCGTACGAATAGTAGACGAATGaataattgataaacgttataacaaataataaataaacgatattactttacgaaaagaataatcgtttttattttacggATGTGTTTGGAGCGTCGTGACGGTGCCAAATCGAAAACCACTTATAACAgatatttcttacattttcgCATACGCGCTTTGTGCTTGGAGTCTTCAAGCTCGCTCGATTTCCGTTTATGGACGAAAGATAAGCGACCGGCAACCAATAGCGACGCATACGCAGCCATAGATGCACAACTATAGGTAGAAATACATTGCAGCGATATGTACAGTCTTTAGAGAACATCTCGCAAACTAAGCTCGATTAAGAGATCGACGGttatatgtataggaaaaagttgtttgaaatattaaactttACAACGTATTTACGAGTCATCGAAATCGGAGAGGTTGAAACAATTCTACAAGCTTATCAGCAGCATCTGAATCGCTTATGAAAGGAAAGTGatagaattattaaagtaCTAGAGTCAAGATGGGTTTCacgttcgttaaaaaaaaattgcaaaaatttgaagtaaacgttcaaatatatatatatacatgtatatgtatacggGGAACGTCATCGATCAAAGGTCATCCGGCGCGAGTTCAATAAGCGTAGAATGTAGAATCACGAATTTAGAATCGAGAATCTAGAACGAAGAATCTAGAAGCTGAATAAAGCGGTCCGTTGAAACTCCATCTGACTTTTatccaaatatttaattacaattagcTTGGAAACTAACACCTACGACATGCACAAAATACATAGAACGCGCAGAAGCAAAAACACAAAGACTACGTCGACAACATTACTTTCATGCGATGCATTACATAATAAACGTGTCTTATTGAGCGAAAGTCACTATTTTCATCATTTATATCAAAGATTTCCattaacgaaatattatttcatgcCAAGTCAAACATATCAGAGACTGAGGAAAATTAGAAGGCAAATAAGAAGCAACAAAACGCAAAGTTGTTAAATCACGTGATCGAATTATTAATCAGCGAAGTGACTGATCGTGAGAATTGACGAAGATCGATATTAAACGGTTTGAATTTGTTTAAACCAGCTTCGATATGGCGCAGCCAGATGGGTATGTTAAATCGCTGTATTATGCATTTCGAGCAACAATCATCGTAGAAACATTAgtttacgttacaacgaatatgtaataaattttcattgcatTCGTTGATCTTGTCGCTTGTGCCCATACTGTTCACAGAGGTATATGCTATACACGTATGTCTCTATGTGTCTGTCTTTATATCTCTGTGCTTGTGTTTATAGAATAATAAGTTTCTTATGCTTATACGGACGTTCAAGCGTACCATCGCATAAATCATAACCGtacgtaaaaattaattcgatatttcaaCAGACCGAGTATACAGagtaatatatcaaatatcgcAAAGTACgtgtatatttctatattttgtcGCATCTAACTGTAATTCAATATTGCAAGTTTCGCCACCAGGTACATACACATGACGCTTGTGTACGCTTCAATTCCTACATGCACTTATCTTTATCTCTTTTCTATCTattcatcttttttatttttattcatcgtAACGTACTCGTCTATCGTATATTACGGTTGATATCTTCTAACCGAGACATCCTCTTTCTATATTCAGGGTGTTGATGTTATTAGTTTTCAGCGTTTTTCTTGTAAATAGTAAATTGTCAAGACAAACGCTGGTTCTTGCTCACGCGTATAGCTGCATTACGTAGCCTAACTATAAGTATACATACATGTGTGTATTACGCTGTAACTCGTGTAATTTTCTAAATGTAAAATTGTGCTACTTGAAGAAAAAGGCTGGAAGACGATGTCAtcgatgtaataaaaattatggtatatttaaaaagattttttcctttctttgtcAAATGCTGCTATTTTAGGGAAGAACACCGTTCGATGTTAGGATACCATGCAGCCGATTACGATGCAAAGATAATACAGGTTGGCAATGTTTGCGAAgacattgaaaataataatactcaCGATAAAGATAGCACTTTGGACGAAAAATGTGACATAATATATTACTCGTCAAATTCCAAAGGTATATTCGCACAGGTGAGGTGCATTAATAAACGCATAGTATCAATAAAATGTACGACGTATAGAGAATGAATTATCTTGCAATAGTTTGAAAAGTCGACGGTCGGATAAAACTTGGAACGATAAgaacgatataaatatacttttctctcttgttggcgaattaatttgcaattaaATCAAATTGTTGTACGCTCTATTAGACGTACGAAACGACACTGTCtttaaagaaagaacaaaGTTGCTCCGTTTTACATACTaagtaattatttatcgaCCAGCATTTCCTTCCAAGTTCCAAGTCAAAGTCATTTTCTGTTCTCCGTGACATACATATTTAAGTTGACTAAAGAGAtagtaatgtaaataaaaataataatagcaataattTATCTGCCTGTATACCGAAATCAAGGGAAAGTCTCGTAACAGTACACGTACACGTACacgtacatgtatatgtatattaagaaACGGTATTGACAAATACTATCGATAGGTATTATTGTGCTATTGATGATAATACGATAACAATAGAACAATGAAACCCTCCATGATACCTTTGAGTCCatttgaaagtaaaaaaaCAAGTAACAAATATCacttttgattgtttgaaaaatgtttcgtttGGATAAATATGTATTCACAGAAAAGAATTCACCTcggatttcgatgattttcaaatatgttataaagttcatgcatatgttataaagtttcctatgcatatgtatgtatcgCGAGGCGAGTATTCTATACATTAATACGATATCGTTGCCTATAACTCAAAAACCGAGCCGATCACTGCCGGTTATACGTGCACGTGTATAGCAAAAAAGTTGTTCAAACGCGTTAGTATCTAGGTAACGCGtatcttttctccttttccaaTTCTCCGATTTTTGCAagtttagaatatttagaagaGATAGAAATTGGAGAATTTGGCAACTATCGAACGAAATAGATTCAAAGGTGTTGTggcaaaacattttgaaagtaTACTTTTGTATTTTCCTGAATGTttttgattctttttttttttttttcatttgatctttttcattcgatgttctttatttttgaaCATCTTTTTCGTGTTTCAGTGCTTGGTATCCGGTGCGGTATTATTGCTACTAACCGGCGGAGGAATGCCAATCGGTTACAGTGCGATTCTGTTACCGCAATTGGCTGAAGAAAATGGTACGATGTACGCCGATCGGCAACTTGGATCCTGGATAGGTATCTACctgtttcaaaataataattctcaattacgtacgataatacttgataacacaGAGTAGCTAGATCTCGTAACATCTTGAGCCTTTACATACTACGAAGCAAGACGGTAAATCGCAATCTCCAATAATACGAACCATTGCCACGCGTCTCCCGCAGTCCTGCAGGATTCTTTCCCTCCAATCTCCTGTTTTGCATTCCCCTACCTTGACGAAGCGTTGGGATCGTTCTTTGGGATCGTTGTTGTATTTTGCGTACAGAACTTTAGTACACGGGTTTATCGTTCCCACCGTATTCGCAGACGAGTCGTTTCGTTATTCGAAGATTGTACTACACTCGGCTTGGAATTCGAAGAACTGAGGACCAGCGACGAAGCGAAAATCCCGCGTAGGACACGAATTTCTCCTATTGCCCGCTACTTCGTTTCTCGTCGAACTCGCTTCGATAATTTAACTTAATCGGTAACTCGATCGGTCACTTGAATCAATTAATAAGGATTAAATCGCTTATTTTGTGGCTTAAAGTCCACTGCATCGAAGAGTACGTGCCGACTCATCGGCAATCggcaaaaatgtaatttttcttttccgttCAAGcatatatttctgttatttatGTTTCAGCTTCGGTTCATAGTCTAGCAACACCCGTCGGATCTTTGGTGTCCGGCCCATTGTTGGATGAGATTGGCAGACGTGGATCTTTACAATTTGCGGCAGTACCGCTATTCGTTGGATGGTTCGTCATAGGTTTTGCTAAAAACATTTCCTGCCTTTTGATAGGAAGAGTTGTACTAGGTTTTGGCGTCGGCCTAATGGGAGTACCAGCTCAGGTAGGAAGTATtaatcgtttctcttttcgaTCGCGTAACAAACTTTTCATCATTTAGCCAAATTCTTCGATGGtcaatttgattttatttttcgtacattaataattaactttaATACATACAAtgactttttatttatagattaGCCTTATTATTAGATTCTGTTTATATTTTGTCCAcgttacatacatatatgtataatctaTTAGTTATCATATTCGTGTCACGTAAATGTACGATCTACCGTACAAATCTATCtgcacttttttttcttcttcctcttcttcgttcGTTATTATTTCGCTAATTTAAGAATCGTAGGATTAGCAGCGCATCTATCTTGAGACATTGATCTCGGAATGGTGTCCGACAGGTGTTACTGGGTGAAACGGCTGATTCGACGCTTCGTGGATTTCTGACAGGAAGTACGCTCACCTTTTATTGCCTCGGTATTGTCATCATTTACGCGTTAGGAGCTTGTTTTACGTGGAAGATCGTGGCCCTTTGCGGGGCTGTTCTTCCCATAACGGCGCTGATCGCGTTAATCCTGATTCCGGAAAGTCCTGCTTGGCTCGTAAGACGCAAGAAACCTGACAAGGCGAGAAAAGCCTTGCTGTGGTTGAGAGGAGGTAACGTGCAACAGGTAAGTACAATATGTATACGTAGGTAcagatatttttgtaaaataatcacGGAATCGAGAGTCTATCGAAAGTCGAAGAAATTCGTTTTGTCGTCATAATCAGTGTATTCGCAAAGTATATCGTCGGTTTGCCATTTGGGAAAATGACATTTAAAAGACCCTCTATTATTAGATACGTATACGGCAATCGAGCCTATCAGCGAAATGGTTTCTACCGAACGAGAGCCACGTCGTTTTATGTTTTATCTGGTAACTATTCGTTCTTACGGTCAAATAACGCCTTAATGATTATAAAATCGAATAATTAGTCATTTTTTGTCATTTGCAATTACTTAGTTCTCGACAGACTTTATCTTACTTTTCGCGATGTCACGCCACGTGACGTGTCGCGTCCCTCGCGGTAAGCCGATGATGAATTTATGATGAAAAGTTGACTTTTACAAATTACGTTTATATTTGCGAAAGGTTGATGCCGAAATGAGAATATTGGAAGCTCGAATGAAAACAGACTTAGCACGGACGGCTACGACCACGACTTCACGGCTCGGACGAATTTCCTCCGTCGTTTCTACGCTCCTCGATCCTAGTGTTTTGAAACCGCTAACGATCATCAATATCTTTAATATTCTTCAGTTGATAAGTGGGACGTTTGTCATCGTTTTCTATGCAGTAAATCTCATCGAAGATATCGGTAAAGGGAATCGTTATGCATTTAATATACAGCTACacgatttatagaaaataccAAACACTAACAACTTTTTAATCTGTAAAGCAAATCGTTAAATGCTTTCGTAACGCTATCGATTCGAATTTTGTTCTAGAATATCTAATAGGCGATCGTTAAGATCATCGTTACAGAGTTCGTGTTCTATCGTTATAGAGTTTCTCGTCTCAAAAACGAATATTCGACGATACGAACGATACGAAGAGAAAAATGCTTTCCAACCTACCGTAAAAAGCGGGCGAAAAGTATAGGCAATTGCGCGTAATCTTTTTATCCGTTCGCATAAATGTTCCTCGTGTTTGCGTCGAGCGAGAATTTTTGCGTTTGAAACGAGCAACTCTGTAAGGATCGTCCAGATCCGGCGGATATCGTAGATCtggaaatagaaagaaattttattcgttggaCAGTGTAATGGatacaaaaaataagaaagacgtatatatgaaatttcaagatatcGGTTTTATCCCGTACACTTTATACATTCGACGTTCgactattatattaattacataattctgattatctatatttattttgttatacgCAGGCGGTGACAGGATAAATAACTATTTGGCAGCGGTAATTACGGCCATTACTAGGGTCTTGTTTAGTTCAATAGCGAGTGTTTtattgttgaaaataaatagGAGATATCTAGGAATGTTTTCTGCCGTGGGCACGGCCTTCGCTTCCTTGGTCCTCGCGGCATATTTATTGATTCAGGAAGAATCTTCTATCGATGTGAGCgtacattttcatttatttatttatatttattgttcattaaacgttatagatTTATGCAGTGATGTGATCTGTTATATCAGATTCGTATATTTCAGGTTTACGTTGTCGGTATTTTTCTGTTGGTCTACGTGGCAGTGAGCTCCATGGGATTGATGACATTTCCAGGATTAATGGTTGCCGAGTTACTTCCGCAAAGGGCTCGAGGAATTGGCGGTGGTtgcaatttcttctttttcaactTATTCATCTTTATAGTTACGAAATCTTTCCCCGCGGTACGTCCACGATTATATAAGATTTAacttaataatacaattagcTTAacggtatatttatatagcgaACAAGGATACTCGAACGTAAACGACGCTTTTGAAATGTTCGCGAgagattaaaaaatgattataGTTATAGTATGTACTCGTGTAATTTCATCGATACCGTTTACGGTAGAAAGGACGCTTGATCTTTCTAAATTCATCGGGGAACAACGGTCGGCTCAAAGAGAgactatatttaaatatatttttcttgaaattttcacAAAATCCTAGACAACGAGCAGAAAAACGATCGACTCGACACGTAGCGGTTCCTATGCAAcgtaatatttctatttgtatacgcataataatattcgataacCAAAAGTAACAAACTGTTAATAACAGGAACGAAATATCGCTAGAAATTGTTGCAAATAACGTTCGCATCGTTAAAAAACAGGTAAGCGACACGGTAGGCATTACTGGAATTTTCGCAATTTTTGGCATTTCCGCCCTCTTGGAGGCAATATTCGTTTACGTTGCTTTACCGGAAACGAAAAATCGCACGCTTCAAGAAATCGAGGATTACTTTCAGGTATGCGTTCTACGTTTCTACTTTGATCCAATTGATTTATTCGATTTAAGGATTAAAAACGATTAACATCGATTTTCCATTGCAGCAAGATAACTTACTTTGGATTACTCGTTCGAGATAAAAAGGACAAGCGACGAGCCATTCGTCTCATCCTACGTAAAGATAAAGATCGTACTTTAAAATGTACAAGCCTAAgatttatatagaatataggTAACTATAATCGAAGAGTAGGTCGAAGAGAACGCAAAAATTGAATCGTTTCTCGCGACTTTTGCGTAGAGCGACGattatttattcgttcaaACGGATTCTCGAACATTTATCGATAGATAAATCGGGCCCTTGTTTTCAAGGGTTTTAAGGTTTGATTTTCAAAAGTTTAATCTCTGCCTCTCCGATGTTTCTTAAAGTAATCTCAAAATAGTTTTCGAAAGTTCGACACCGTGTTAACCGAGAGAAATTTCGATCAGAGATATTCCTGTTTCCTCGTTACCTTGTTCGTTGTTCTAGGACAATAATATATCGAACGGCATTCTCTCAACTTGTCACTTTGGTTGATATCTCGGTCGCGTCCGTCGACAAATCAcaagaatagaagaaaaaatcaACGTTTATCCAcgcttttctctctttattatatatttatcgaagCGTAAGATTGTACAGCGATCGCGTCTCCGCGTTTAACTTTACGCTTTAACTAATACAGCTTGCTCCAAAGTTTCGGTCCAAAGTTCCGGAA
Proteins encoded in this region:
- the LOC139991644 gene encoding facilitated trehalose transporter Tret1 isoform X2, whose product is MPIGYSAILLPQLAEENGTMYADRQLGSWIASVHSLATPVGSLVSGPLLDEIGRRGSLQFAAVPLFVGWFVIGFAKNISCLLIGRVVLGFGVGLMGVPAQVLLGETADSTLRGFLTGSTLTFYCLGIVIIYALGACFTWKIVALCGAVLPITALIALILIPESPAWLVRRKKPDKARKALLWLRGGNVQQVDAEMRILEARMKTDLARTATTTTSRLGRISSVVSTLLDPSVLKPLTIINIFNILQLISGTFVIVFYAVNLIEDIGGDRINNYLAAVITAITRVLFSSIASVLLLKINRRYLGMFSAVGTAFASLVLAAYLLIQEESSIDVYVVGIFLLVYVAVSSMGLMTFPGLMVAELLPQRARGIGGGCNFFFFNLFIFIVTKSFPAVSDTVGITGIFAIFGISALLEAIFVYVALPETKNRTLQEIEDYFQQDNLLWITRSR
- the LOC139991644 gene encoding facilitated trehalose transporter Tret1-2 homolog isoform X1 codes for the protein MAQPDGEEHRSMLGYHAADYDAKIIQVGNVCEDIENNNTHDKDSTLDEKCDIIYYSSNSKGIFAQCLVSGAVLLLLTGGGMPIGYSAILLPQLAEENGTMYADRQLGSWIASVHSLATPVGSLVSGPLLDEIGRRGSLQFAAVPLFVGWFVIGFAKNISCLLIGRVVLGFGVGLMGVPAQVLLGETADSTLRGFLTGSTLTFYCLGIVIIYALGACFTWKIVALCGAVLPITALIALILIPESPAWLVRRKKPDKARKALLWLRGGNVQQVDAEMRILEARMKTDLARTATTTTSRLGRISSVVSTLLDPSVLKPLTIINIFNILQLISGTFVIVFYAVNLIEDIGGDRINNYLAAVITAITRVLFSSIASVLLLKINRRYLGMFSAVGTAFASLVLAAYLLIQEESSIDVYVVGIFLLVYVAVSSMGLMTFPGLMVAELLPQRARGIGGGCNFFFFNLFIFIVTKSFPAVSDTVGITGIFAIFGISALLEAIFVYVALPETKNRTLQEIEDYFQQDNLLWITRSR